One region of Streptomyces subrutilus genomic DNA includes:
- a CDS encoding DUF4190 domain-containing protein: MTDQSPEPRDPWAPLERPAVDLGKQQAAPGAPSVHDQPTLAGMPGAAAPQPAPQSAAPQSAPAPAVPPAYGYPAQPDPGGYGYPTAPSAVPGYGYPGDTGYQAVPGYPGYPGYSGYQGTSGYPLYATPKSNGFGVTALVLGILSVVGCITSFLAIGIGIGAVVFGALGKGKATRGEADNGGMALAGIILGAIGIVLGGLMLLAMFVPFLEGDWDDGSRYDSPYSDSREREKI; the protein is encoded by the coding sequence ATGACCGACCAGAGCCCCGAGCCGAGGGACCCGTGGGCGCCGCTGGAGCGGCCGGCGGTGGACCTGGGCAAGCAGCAGGCCGCGCCGGGAGCACCGTCCGTGCACGACCAGCCGACGCTCGCCGGGATGCCGGGGGCCGCCGCGCCGCAGCCCGCCCCTCAGTCCGCCGCCCCTCAGTCCGCGCCGGCGCCCGCCGTGCCGCCCGCGTACGGGTATCCGGCCCAGCCCGATCCGGGCGGTTACGGATACCCCACCGCGCCGTCCGCCGTGCCGGGGTACGGGTACCCCGGCGACACCGGATACCAGGCCGTGCCCGGCTACCCCGGGTATCCCGGGTACAGCGGGTACCAGGGCACGTCCGGATACCCCCTGTACGCGACGCCGAAGAGCAACGGCTTCGGCGTCACCGCCCTCGTCCTCGGCATCCTCTCGGTCGTCGGCTGCATCACCAGCTTCCTGGCCATCGGGATCGGCATCGGGGCGGTGGTCTTCGGCGCCCTGGGCAAGGGCAAGGCGACCCGCGGCGAGGCCGACAACGGCGGGATGGCGCTGGCCGGGATCATCCTCGGCGCGATCGGCATCGTGCTGGGCGGCCTGATGCTGCTGGCCATGTTCGTCCCGTTCCTGGAGGGGGACTGGGACGACGGCTCCCGCTACGACAGCCCGTACTCCGACTCCCGGGAGCGCGAGAAGATATGA
- a CDS encoding NADAR family protein — protein MEMIDNLIKQVSRGERVKFLPFWGHRPRPDGSLGPSCLSQWWPAEFTVGDVRYATAEHWMMAGKARLFEDAEAERAALAAPTPAEAKKAGRLVRGFDDAVWERERFALVVEGSVHKFGSDPALRSYLLSTGDRVLVEASPLDRVWGIGLAADDERALDPARWQGLNLLGFALMEARERLRQG, from the coding sequence ATGGAGATGATCGACAACCTGATCAAGCAGGTCAGCCGTGGTGAGCGAGTGAAGTTCCTGCCCTTCTGGGGACACCGGCCGAGGCCGGACGGAAGCCTGGGCCCGAGCTGCCTGAGCCAGTGGTGGCCGGCCGAGTTCACTGTGGGTGATGTCCGGTACGCGACCGCCGAGCACTGGATGATGGCCGGAAAGGCCCGGCTCTTCGAGGACGCCGAGGCCGAGCGCGCGGCCCTCGCCGCCCCGACGCCGGCCGAGGCGAAGAAGGCCGGACGGCTCGTGCGCGGCTTCGACGACGCCGTGTGGGAGCGGGAGCGGTTCGCCCTGGTCGTGGAGGGCAGCGTCCACAAGTTCGGCTCCGACCCCGCGCTGCGCTCCTACCTGCTGTCCACCGGGGACCGGGTCCTGGTGGAGGCGAGCCCCCTGGACCGCGTCTGGGGCATCGGCCTGGCGGCCGACGACGAACGCGCCCTCGACCCGGCCCGCTGGCAGGGCCTGAACCTGCTGGGCTTCGCCCTGATGGAAGCCCGCGAGCGGCTGCGGCAGGGCTGA
- a CDS encoding gamma-aminobutyraldehyde dehydrogenase: MGNRFQVKDRFADGAQYIDGQLRSGTSGRSHTVVDPATGDEVLTYELASTADVDEAVAAAGRAFPGWAAATPGERSDALHRLAAVLAEQAEDFAYAESLQCGKPIKLSTEFDVPGTIDNTAFFAGAARHLQGQAAAEYSGDHTSYVRREAIGVVGSIAPWNYPLQMAAWKILPAVAAGNTIVLKPAELTPLTSLMFAQAAKEAGLPDGVINIVTGAGREAGEHLVGHPDVVMTSFTGSTGVGKRVAEIATATVKRLHLELGGKAPFLVFDDADLEAAAHGAVAASLINTGQDCTAATRAYVQRPLHDAFVARVAELMDTVRLGDPFASGTDLGPLVSHAQRDRVAGFVERARGYATVVTGGEIPGGELAAGAYYRPTLIAGAAQDSEVVQSEIFGPVLVVLPFDTDDEGIALANDTPYGLAASAWSRDVYRANRATREIKAGCVWVNDHIPIISEMPHGGYKASGFGKDMSAYSFEEYTQVKHVMYDNTAVAQKDWHRTIFGDR; this comes from the coding sequence ATGGGCAACCGCTTCCAGGTCAAGGACCGCTTCGCGGACGGCGCGCAGTACATCGACGGACAGCTCAGGTCCGGCACCTCGGGCCGGTCACACACCGTGGTCGACCCGGCCACCGGGGACGAGGTCCTCACCTACGAACTCGCGAGCACGGCGGACGTGGACGAGGCCGTCGCCGCCGCCGGGAGGGCCTTCCCGGGCTGGGCGGCCGCCACCCCCGGGGAGCGGTCGGACGCCCTGCACCGGCTGGCCGCCGTACTGGCCGAGCAGGCCGAGGACTTCGCGTACGCCGAGTCCCTCCAGTGCGGCAAGCCGATCAAGCTGTCCACGGAGTTCGACGTCCCGGGGACCATCGACAACACCGCCTTCTTCGCGGGGGCCGCGCGCCACCTCCAGGGCCAGGCGGCCGCCGAGTACTCGGGCGACCACACCTCCTACGTACGCCGCGAGGCCATCGGCGTGGTCGGCTCCATCGCCCCCTGGAACTATCCGCTCCAGATGGCCGCGTGGAAGATCCTCCCGGCCGTCGCCGCCGGCAACACGATCGTCCTCAAGCCCGCCGAGCTCACCCCGCTGACCTCCCTGATGTTCGCGCAGGCCGCCAAGGAGGCGGGGCTGCCCGACGGCGTGATCAACATCGTCACCGGCGCGGGACGCGAGGCCGGCGAGCACCTGGTCGGCCACCCCGACGTGGTCATGACCTCCTTCACCGGCTCCACCGGGGTCGGCAAGCGGGTCGCCGAGATCGCCACCGCCACCGTCAAGCGGCTCCACCTGGAGCTCGGCGGCAAAGCGCCCTTCCTCGTCTTCGACGACGCCGACCTGGAGGCCGCCGCGCACGGCGCCGTCGCCGCCTCCCTCATCAACACCGGCCAGGACTGCACGGCCGCCACCCGCGCCTACGTCCAGCGCCCCCTCCACGACGCCTTCGTCGCCCGCGTCGCGGAGCTGATGGACACCGTCCGCCTGGGCGACCCCTTCGCGTCGGGCACCGACCTCGGCCCGCTGGTCTCCCACGCCCAGCGCGACCGGGTCGCCGGCTTCGTCGAGCGGGCCCGCGGCTACGCCACCGTCGTCACCGGCGGCGAGATCCCGGGGGGCGAGCTCGCCGCGGGCGCGTACTACCGGCCCACCCTCATCGCCGGGGCCGCCCAGGACAGCGAGGTGGTCCAGTCCGAGATCTTCGGCCCGGTCCTCGTCGTCCTGCCCTTCGACACCGACGACGAGGGCATCGCGCTGGCCAACGACACCCCGTACGGACTGGCCGCCTCCGCCTGGAGCCGCGACGTCTACCGCGCGAACCGTGCCACCCGCGAGATCAAGGCGGGCTGCGTGTGGGTCAACGACCACATCCCGATCATCAGCGAGATGCCCCACGGCGGCTACAAGGCCAGCGGCTTCGGAAAGGACATGTCGGCCTACTCCTTCGAGGAGTACACGCAGGTCAAGCACGTGATGTACGACAACACCGCGGTGGCCCAGAAGGACTGGCACCGCACGATCTTCGGGGACCGATAA
- a CDS encoding polyamine ABC transporter substrate-binding protein encodes MEQFEPDRLSAAQLAAMRRSLTSGRGALTRRSLLRASGVGALTLGGLSALAGCGIPPAKREGDTAVASDDHSAQEKEINFSNWTEYMDTGDDEKTRPTLEEFTKRTGIEVKYTEDINDNVEFFGKIRPQLAAGQDTGRDLIVVTDWLAARIIRLGWAQRLDPSHLPHAYANLIPQFRTPDWDPGRAYSYPWTGIDTVIAYNTKATDGKKVDSVTQMLDDPTLKGRVGFLTEMRDSVGMTLLDQGKNPADFTTADFDGAIGRLQKGVDSHQIRRFTGNDYTADLDKGDLAACLAWAGDVIQLQAGNPDIQYAIPAPGYITSSDNLLVPAKARHKANAEKLIDYYYEPPVAAQLAAFISYVCPVEGVKDELAKIDPALADNPLIVPDKAMAAKAHAFRSLTSEEETAYEEKFAKLIGA; translated from the coding sequence ATGGAGCAGTTCGAGCCCGACCGCCTCTCGGCGGCGCAACTCGCCGCGATGCGGCGCAGCCTCACCAGCGGGCGCGGCGCCCTCACCCGCCGCTCGCTGCTGCGCGCCTCCGGAGTCGGAGCGCTCACCCTCGGCGGCCTGTCCGCCCTCGCCGGGTGCGGCATCCCGCCCGCCAAGCGCGAGGGCGACACAGCGGTGGCCTCCGACGACCACTCGGCACAGGAGAAGGAGATCAACTTCTCCAACTGGACCGAGTACATGGACACCGGTGACGACGAGAAGACCCGGCCCACCCTGGAGGAGTTCACCAAGCGGACCGGGATCGAGGTCAAGTACACCGAGGACATCAACGACAACGTCGAGTTCTTCGGCAAGATCCGCCCGCAGCTCGCCGCCGGCCAGGACACCGGCCGCGACCTGATCGTCGTCACCGACTGGCTCGCCGCCCGCATCATCCGCCTCGGCTGGGCGCAGAGGCTGGACCCCTCCCACCTGCCGCACGCCTACGCCAATCTGATCCCGCAGTTCCGCACCCCCGACTGGGACCCGGGCCGCGCCTACAGCTACCCGTGGACCGGCATCGACACGGTCATCGCCTACAACACCAAGGCCACGGACGGGAAGAAGGTCGACTCCGTCACCCAGATGCTGGACGACCCCACCCTCAAGGGGCGGGTCGGCTTCCTCACCGAGATGCGCGACAGCGTGGGCATGACCCTGCTCGACCAGGGCAAGAACCCGGCCGACTTCACCACCGCCGACTTCGACGGGGCGATCGGCCGCCTGCAGAAGGGCGTGGACTCCCACCAGATCCGCCGGTTCACCGGCAACGACTACACCGCAGACCTGGACAAGGGCGACCTCGCCGCCTGTCTGGCCTGGGCGGGCGACGTCATCCAGCTCCAGGCGGGCAACCCGGACATCCAGTACGCCATCCCCGCCCCCGGCTACATCACCTCCAGCGACAACCTGCTGGTCCCCGCCAAGGCCCGGCACAAGGCCAACGCGGAGAAGCTCATCGACTACTACTACGAGCCCCCGGTCGCCGCCCAGCTGGCCGCGTTCATCAGCTACGTCTGCCCGGTCGAGGGCGTCAAGGACGAACTCGCCAAGATCGACCCCGCGCTGGCGGACAACCCGCTGATCGTCCCGGACAAGGCCATGGCCGCCAAGGCCCACGCCTTCCGCTCCCTGACCAGCGAGGAAGAGACGGCGTACGAGGAGAAGTTCGCCAAGCTCATCGGAGCCTGA
- a CDS encoding ABC transporter ATP-binding protein: MTEKTAGGDVRLAGISKHYGTFTAVHPLDLTIPQGSFFALLGASGCGKTTTLRMIAGLEEPSTGTVSLGDREVTHLPPYKRPVNTVFQSYALFPHLNIYENVAFGLRRRGIKSVKKQVEDMLELVQLGQFAQRKPHQLSGGQQQRVAVARALINHPQVLLLDEPLGALDLKLRRQMQLELKRIQTEVGITFVHVTHDQEEAMTMADTVAVMNGGRVEQLGAPAELYENPGTTFVANFLGTSNLIEASVESAGSEVVVSAAGTKLRLPAARCATTPRGGGKLLVGVRPEKISLVPADEEHTIAAGRNKVPGRIADSSFIGVSTQYVIDSPVCPELEVYAQNIERDGRLVPGAEVILHWNPEHSFGLDAAQDIDAGIETVEESA; the protein is encoded by the coding sequence ATGACTGAGAAGACCGCGGGCGGCGACGTCCGCCTCGCCGGGATCAGCAAGCACTACGGCACCTTCACCGCCGTGCACCCGCTGGACCTCACCATCCCCCAGGGCTCCTTCTTCGCCCTGCTCGGCGCCTCGGGCTGCGGGAAGACCACCACCCTGCGCATGATCGCCGGCCTGGAGGAGCCCTCCACCGGCACGGTCAGCCTCGGCGACCGTGAGGTCACGCACCTTCCGCCGTACAAGCGCCCGGTCAACACCGTCTTCCAGAGCTACGCCCTCTTCCCACACCTGAACATCTACGAGAACGTCGCCTTCGGCCTGCGCCGCCGCGGCATCAAGTCGGTCAAGAAGCAGGTCGAGGACATGCTGGAGCTGGTCCAGCTCGGCCAGTTCGCCCAGCGCAAGCCGCACCAGCTCTCCGGTGGCCAGCAGCAGCGCGTGGCCGTCGCCCGCGCCCTGATCAACCACCCCCAGGTGCTCCTGCTCGACGAGCCGCTCGGCGCCCTCGACCTCAAGCTGCGCCGCCAGATGCAGCTGGAGCTCAAGCGCATCCAGACCGAGGTCGGCATCACCTTCGTGCACGTCACGCACGACCAGGAGGAAGCCATGACCATGGCCGACACCGTCGCCGTGATGAACGGCGGGCGCGTCGAGCAACTGGGCGCCCCCGCCGAGCTGTACGAGAACCCGGGCACCACCTTCGTCGCCAACTTCCTCGGCACCTCCAACCTCATCGAGGCCTCGGTGGAGTCAGCCGGATCCGAGGTGGTCGTCTCCGCCGCCGGCACGAAGCTCCGGCTGCCCGCGGCCCGGTGCGCCACCACCCCCCGCGGCGGCGGCAAGCTGCTGGTCGGCGTGCGGCCGGAGAAGATCTCCCTGGTGCCCGCCGACGAGGAGCACACCATCGCGGCCGGCCGCAACAAGGTCCCCGGCCGGATCGCGGACTCCTCCTTCATCGGCGTCTCCACCCAGTACGTCATCGACAGCCCGGTCTGCCCCGAGCTGGAGGTGTACGCCCAGAACATCGAGCGGGACGGCCGCCTCGTCCCGGGCGCCGAGGTGATCCTGCACTGGAACCCGGAGCACAGCTTCGGACTCGACGCCGCCCAGGACATCGACGCGGGCATCGAGACGGTCGAGGAGTCCGCGTGA
- a CDS encoding ABC transporter permease, producing MTGPAVETAPPQAPAPAEPPVHKASLRKRLIPYWLLLPGILWLLVFFVLPMVYQASTSVQTGSLEEGFEVTWHFRTYWDAFTEYYPQFLRSLLYAGTATVLCLLLGYPLAYLIAFKAGRWRGLLLVLVIAPFFTSFLIRTLAWKTILADGGPVVAVLNNLGFLDVTSWLGLTQGDRVLATPLAVVCGLTYNFLPFMILPLYSSLERIDTRLHEAAGDLYARPATVFRKVTFPLSMPGVVSGTLLTFIPASGDYVNAELLGSTDTRMIGNVIQSQYLRILDYPTAAALSFILMAIVLIMVTIYIRRAGTEDLV from the coding sequence GTGACCGGGCCCGCCGTGGAGACAGCGCCGCCCCAGGCGCCCGCCCCCGCCGAACCCCCGGTGCACAAGGCGTCCCTGCGCAAGCGGCTCATCCCGTACTGGCTGCTGCTCCCGGGCATCCTGTGGCTGCTGGTCTTCTTCGTGCTGCCGATGGTCTACCAGGCCTCCACCTCGGTGCAGACCGGCTCCCTCGAAGAGGGCTTCGAGGTCACCTGGCACTTCCGTACCTACTGGGACGCCTTCACCGAGTACTACCCGCAGTTCCTGCGCTCCCTGCTCTACGCGGGCACCGCCACCGTGCTCTGCCTGCTGCTGGGATACCCGCTGGCCTACCTGATCGCCTTCAAGGCGGGCCGCTGGCGGGGTCTGCTGCTGGTGCTGGTCATCGCGCCGTTCTTCACCAGCTTCCTGATCCGCACCCTCGCCTGGAAGACGATCCTGGCCGACGGCGGCCCGGTGGTCGCCGTCCTCAATAACCTCGGCTTCCTCGACGTCACCAGCTGGCTCGGCCTCACCCAGGGCGACCGGGTCCTGGCCACGCCCCTCGCGGTCGTCTGCGGTCTGACGTACAACTTCCTCCCCTTCATGATCCTGCCGCTGTACTCCTCGCTGGAGCGCATCGACACCCGCCTCCACGAGGCGGCCGGGGACCTGTACGCCCGCCCCGCGACGGTCTTCCGGAAGGTCACCTTCCCGTTGTCCATGCCGGGCGTGGTCTCCGGAACCCTGCTCACCTTCATCCCGGCGAGCGGCGACTACGTGAACGCCGAGCTCCTCGGCTCCACGGACACCCGGATGATCGGCAACGTCATCCAGTCGCAGTACCTGCGGATCCTGGACTATCCGACGGCGGCCGCGCTGTCCTTCATCCTCATGGCCATTGTGCTGATCATGGTCACCATCTACATCCGCCGAGCGGGGACGGAGGACCTGGTCTGA
- a CDS encoding ABC transporter permease, translated as MRWLRRNLVVIAGLGTLAYMILPNVVVTVFSFNNPAGRFNYAWQEFSLDAWKDPCGVADLCGSLALSLQIALWATIGATALGTAIAFALVRYRFRARGAVNSLIFLPMAMPEIVMAASLLALFLNMGIQLGFWTILIAHVMFCLSFVVAAVKARVLSMDPRLEEAARDLYAGPVQTFVRVTLPIAAPGIAAGALLSFALSFDDFIITNFNSGNTVTFPMFVWGSAQRGTPVQINVIGTAMFVIAVLVVLAGQMVGNRRKKAQPK; from the coding sequence ATGCGTTGGCTTCGCCGCAATCTCGTAGTGATCGCCGGTCTCGGCACGCTCGCCTACATGATCCTGCCGAACGTGGTCGTGACCGTGTTCTCCTTCAACAACCCCGCCGGGCGGTTCAACTACGCCTGGCAGGAGTTCTCGCTCGACGCGTGGAAGGACCCCTGCGGGGTCGCCGACCTGTGCGGCTCCCTCGCGCTCTCGCTCCAGATCGCCCTGTGGGCCACCATAGGCGCGACCGCCCTCGGCACCGCGATCGCCTTCGCGCTCGTCCGCTACCGCTTCCGGGCGCGCGGCGCGGTCAACTCGCTGATCTTCCTGCCCATGGCCATGCCCGAGATCGTGATGGCGGCCTCGCTGCTCGCGCTCTTCCTCAACATGGGCATCCAGCTGGGCTTCTGGACGATCCTGATCGCGCACGTCATGTTCTGCCTCAGCTTCGTCGTCGCCGCCGTCAAGGCGCGGGTGCTGTCCATGGACCCGAGGCTGGAGGAGGCCGCCCGCGACCTCTACGCGGGCCCGGTGCAGACCTTCGTACGGGTCACCCTGCCGATCGCCGCACCCGGCATCGCGGCGGGAGCGCTGCTCTCCTTCGCGCTCTCCTTCGACGACTTCATCATCACCAACTTCAACTCGGGCAACACCGTCACCTTCCCCATGTTCGTGTGGGGATCGGCCCAGCGCGGTACGCCCGTGCAGATCAACGTCATCGGCACGGCGATGTTCGTCATCGCCGTACTGGTGGTCCTCGCCGGCCAGATGGTCGGCAACCGCCGCAAGAAGGCACAACCGAAGTAG
- a CDS encoding NAD(P)/FAD-dependent oxidoreductase, with translation MAPVAMRSVAKSLSGAKPVSYWLDDPGKPAAQPALTTDERCDLLVVGGGYSGLWTALLAKERDPGRDVVLIESKEAGWAASGRNGGFCAASLTHGLANGLARWPGELAKLEELGARNLDAIEEAVARYGIDCDFERTGEIDVATEPHQVEELRELHEEARRLGLAGRTEWLDGEALRAEVDSPTFLAGLWDRDGVAMLNPAKLAWGLKQACLDLGVRIYENTRGLKMAAAGRGMTVQTPYGTILARRVALGTNIFPSLVRRIRPFTVPVYDYALMSEPLDEAQLAAIGWKNRQGLGDSANQFHYFRITKDHRILWGGYDAIYPYRGKLDSEYDHRPETYLKLAEHFFTAFPQLEGLRFSHAWGGAIDTCSRFSAFFGTAHSGKVAYAAGYTGLGVGATRFGADVMLDLLDGVSTERTRLEMVKSKPMPFPPEPFAWTGITLTKWSLARADRHGGHRNLWLRTLDRLGLGFDS, from the coding sequence ATGGCCCCAGTCGCCATGCGTAGTGTTGCGAAATCCCTTTCCGGAGCGAAGCCGGTCTCCTACTGGCTGGACGACCCCGGCAAGCCCGCCGCCCAGCCGGCGCTCACCACCGACGAGCGGTGCGACCTGCTGGTCGTCGGCGGCGGCTACAGCGGGCTGTGGACCGCGCTGCTCGCCAAGGAGCGCGACCCCGGCCGGGACGTGGTGCTGATCGAGAGCAAGGAGGCGGGCTGGGCCGCCTCCGGCCGCAACGGCGGCTTCTGCGCCGCCTCCCTCACCCACGGACTCGCCAACGGGCTGGCCCGCTGGCCCGGCGAGCTCGCCAAGCTGGAGGAGCTGGGCGCGCGCAACCTCGACGCCATCGAGGAGGCCGTCGCCCGCTACGGCATCGACTGCGACTTCGAGCGCACCGGCGAGATCGACGTCGCCACCGAGCCCCACCAGGTCGAGGAGCTGCGCGAACTCCACGAGGAGGCCCGGCGGCTCGGTCTCGCGGGCCGCACCGAATGGCTCGACGGCGAGGCACTGCGCGCCGAGGTCGACTCCCCGACCTTCCTCGCGGGCCTCTGGGACCGCGACGGCGTCGCCATGCTCAACCCGGCGAAGCTGGCGTGGGGCCTCAAGCAGGCCTGCCTCGACCTCGGGGTGCGGATCTACGAGAACACCCGCGGCCTGAAGATGGCCGCGGCGGGCCGGGGTATGACCGTCCAGACGCCGTACGGCACGATCCTGGCGCGCCGGGTGGCCCTGGGCACCAACATCTTCCCGTCGCTGGTGCGCCGCATCCGCCCGTTCACCGTGCCCGTCTACGACTACGCGCTGATGAGCGAGCCGCTGGACGAGGCCCAGCTCGCGGCCATCGGCTGGAAGAACCGGCAGGGGCTCGGCGACAGCGCCAACCAGTTCCACTACTTCCGGATCACCAAGGACCACCGGATCCTGTGGGGCGGCTACGACGCGATCTACCCCTACCGCGGGAAGCTCGACTCCGAGTACGACCACCGCCCCGAGACCTACCTGAAGCTCGCGGAGCACTTCTTCACCGCCTTCCCCCAGCTCGAAGGCCTCCGGTTCAGCCACGCCTGGGGCGGGGCGATCGACACCTGCTCGCGCTTCTCGGCCTTCTTCGGCACCGCGCACTCCGGCAAGGTGGCCTACGCGGCCGGCTACACCGGGCTCGGGGTGGGCGCCACCCGTTTCGGCGCGGACGTGATGCTGGACCTGCTCGACGGGGTGTCCACCGAGCGCACCCGGCTGGAGATGGTGAAGTCCAAGCCGATGCCGTTCCCGCCCGAGCCCTTCGCCTGGACCGGGATCACCCTCACCAAGTGGTCGCTCGCCCGCGCCGACCGCCACGGCGGGCACCGCAACCTCTGGCTGCGCACGCTCGACCGCCTGGGACTGGGCTTCGACAGCTGA
- a CDS encoding phosphatase PAP2 family protein, translating into MRSVPDSVTERLSDLGNVPVAVPVLVLAVAYAAWRGRRRAAGAAALAMALVPALVIPFKQWTARPGPLEPWAAGYFPSGHTATAAVAYVGAALLVRPYTRRAWPTAAALVLTAATAVGLVLRGWHWPLDVLSSLLMCTPLLLGVRWAVRLSPRSTRRSSG; encoded by the coding sequence GTGCGCTCGGTCCCGGACTCCGTCACCGAGCGCCTCTCGGACCTCGGCAACGTACCGGTGGCCGTGCCCGTCCTCGTCCTGGCCGTGGCTTACGCCGCCTGGCGCGGCCGGCGCCGGGCGGCCGGGGCGGCGGCGCTGGCGATGGCCCTGGTGCCGGCCCTGGTCATCCCGTTCAAGCAGTGGACCGCCCGCCCGGGCCCCCTGGAGCCCTGGGCCGCCGGCTACTTCCCCTCGGGCCACACGGCGACCGCGGCCGTCGCGTACGTCGGCGCGGCCCTGCTCGTGCGCCCGTACACCCGCCGGGCATGGCCGACGGCCGCCGCCCTCGTCCTCACGGCGGCGACGGCCGTCGGGCTGGTCCTGCGGGGCTGGCACTGGCCGCTGGACGTGCTGTCCAGCCTGCTGATGTGCACGCCCCTGCTGCTCGGGGTCCGGTGGGCGGTGCGGCTCAGCCCCCGAAGTACGCGTCGAAGTTCCGGCTGA
- the gabT gene encoding 4-aminobutyrate--2-oxoglutarate transaminase: protein MTAVPQERRIVTAIPGPKSQELQARRLETVAGGVGSVLPVFTARAGGGIIEDVDGNRLIDFGSGIAVTSVGASAEAVVRRASAQLADFTHTCFMVTPYEGYVEVCEALAELTPGDHAKKSALFNSGAEAVENAVKIARSYTKRQAVVVFDHGYHGRTNLTMALTSKNMPYKQGFGPFAPEVYRVPVAYGYRWPTGAENCGPEAAAQAIDQITKQIGADNVAAIIIEPVLGEGGFIEPAKGFLPAIVKFANDNGIVFVADEIQSGFCRTGQWFACEDEGIVPDLITTAKGIAGGLPLAAVTGRAEIMDSAHAGGLGGTYGGNPVACAGALGSIETMKELDLNAAAKKIESLMKARLTAMQEKYEIIGDIRGRGAMIAIELVKDPASKTPFPEAAGALAKACHAEGLLVLTCGTYGNVLRFLPPIVIGEDLLNEGLDILEAAFAGI from the coding sequence ATGACCGCTGTCCCGCAGGAGCGCCGCATCGTCACCGCGATCCCCGGCCCCAAGTCGCAGGAGCTGCAGGCCCGCCGCCTCGAGACGGTGGCCGGCGGCGTGGGCTCCGTGCTCCCCGTCTTCACGGCCCGCGCGGGTGGCGGCATCATCGAGGACGTCGACGGCAACCGCCTGATCGACTTCGGCTCCGGCATCGCCGTGACCTCGGTCGGCGCCTCCGCCGAGGCCGTGGTGCGCCGCGCCTCCGCGCAGCTCGCGGACTTCACCCACACCTGTTTCATGGTCACCCCCTACGAGGGCTACGTGGAGGTCTGCGAGGCCCTCGCCGAGCTGACCCCCGGTGACCACGCCAAGAAGTCGGCGCTGTTCAACTCCGGCGCCGAGGCCGTCGAGAACGCGGTCAAGATCGCCCGTTCGTACACCAAGCGCCAGGCGGTCGTCGTCTTCGACCACGGCTACCACGGCCGTACGAACCTGACGATGGCGCTGACCTCGAAGAACATGCCGTACAAGCAGGGCTTCGGTCCGTTCGCCCCCGAGGTCTACCGCGTCCCGGTCGCCTACGGCTACCGCTGGCCCACCGGCGCCGAGAACTGCGGCCCCGAGGCCGCCGCCCAGGCGATCGACCAGATCACCAAGCAGATCGGCGCCGACAACGTCGCCGCGATCATCATCGAGCCGGTGCTCGGCGAGGGCGGCTTCATCGAGCCGGCCAAGGGCTTCCTCCCGGCGATCGTGAAGTTCGCCAACGACAACGGCATCGTCTTCGTCGCCGACGAGATCCAGTCCGGCTTCTGCCGCACCGGCCAGTGGTTCGCGTGCGAGGACGAGGGCATCGTCCCGGACCTGATCACCACCGCCAAGGGCATCGCGGGCGGTCTGCCGCTCGCCGCCGTGACCGGCCGCGCCGAGATCATGGACTCCGCGCACGCGGGTGGCCTGGGCGGCACCTACGGCGGCAACCCGGTGGCCTGCGCCGGTGCGCTCGGCTCGATCGAGACCATGAAGGAGCTCGACCTCAACGCCGCGGCGAAGAAGATCGAGTCCCTCATGAAGGCCCGCCTGACGGCCATGCAGGAGAAGTACGAGATCATCGGCGACATCCGCGGCCGCGGCGCCATGATCGCGATCGAGCTGGTCAAGGACCCCGCGTCCAAGACCCCGTTCCCGGAGGCGGCCGGCGCGCTCGCCAAGGCCTGCCACGCCGAGGGCCTGCTCGTCCTCACCTGCGGCACCTACGGCAACGTGCTCCGCTTCCTGCCGCCGATCGTCATCGGCGAGGACCTGCTGAACGAGGGCCTGGACATCCTCGAGGCCGCGTTCGCGGGCATCTGA